The following proteins are co-located in the Pseudomonas antarctica genome:
- a CDS encoding LysE family transporter translates to MALDTWLAFFLASWIISLSPGAGAIASMSSGLQYGFLRGYWNAIGLQLGLAMQIAVVAGGLGAILAASSTAFYAIKWFGVAYLVYLAIKQWRALPMDMSEDAAIRPIGKPMAMMFRGFLVNASNPKALVFMLAVLPQFVNPQAPLLIQYLILGATMIGVDMIVMAGYTGLASKVLRVLRTPKQQKRMNRTFAGLFVGAAGFLASLHRATA, encoded by the coding sequence ATGGCACTCGACACATGGCTGGCCTTTTTCCTGGCCAGTTGGATCATCTCCCTTTCCCCCGGTGCCGGCGCAATCGCGTCGATGTCCAGCGGCTTGCAATACGGTTTCCTGCGCGGTTACTGGAATGCCATTGGCCTGCAACTGGGCCTGGCGATGCAGATTGCCGTGGTGGCGGGCGGGCTGGGTGCCATTCTTGCGGCGTCTTCCACTGCGTTCTATGCGATCAAATGGTTTGGTGTGGCGTACCTGGTGTACCTGGCCATCAAGCAATGGCGTGCCCTGCCCATGGACATGAGCGAGGACGCGGCGATACGCCCGATCGGTAAGCCGATGGCGATGATGTTCCGTGGGTTCCTGGTCAACGCCAGCAATCCCAAGGCTCTGGTGTTCATGCTGGCGGTGCTGCCGCAGTTCGTGAACCCGCAGGCGCCTTTGCTGATCCAGTACCTGATCCTGGGCGCGACCATGATCGGCGTCGATATGATTGTGATGGCGGGTTATACGGGGTTGGCGTCGAAAGTCTTGCGCGTGTTGCGCACGCCCAAGCAGCAAAAGCGCATGAACCGCACGTTTGCCGGGTTATTCGTGGGGGCTGCGGGGTTCTTGGCCAGCTTGCATCGCGCAACGGCGTAA
- a CDS encoding mechanosensitive ion channel family protein, protein MEALQLPLPTQWVEPAWIGVQILLILLAGYLTQRFVAKGLTRLGERYPFPPQLLMPLRGGLRWLIMGSALIFVLGRLGVSATVLWTALSGFVAVAAVAFFAMWSVLSNLLCAILIFTVGPFRLGDIVELVDTVDKPGVKGRVVAINLLYTTLIEVEDAGTDSAMVQVPNSLFFQRSVRRWPGTHVFPGDR, encoded by the coding sequence ATGGAGGCGCTGCAACTGCCGTTACCGACGCAATGGGTGGAGCCGGCCTGGATCGGCGTGCAAATCCTGCTGATTCTGCTGGCTGGTTATCTCACCCAGCGTTTTGTTGCCAAAGGTCTCACCCGTCTGGGTGAGCGCTACCCGTTCCCACCGCAACTGCTGATGCCTCTGCGCGGCGGCCTGCGCTGGCTGATCATGGGCAGTGCGTTGATTTTCGTGCTGGGCCGCCTGGGCGTGTCCGCCACGGTGTTGTGGACGGCACTGTCAGGGTTTGTCGCGGTTGCCGCTGTGGCGTTCTTCGCCATGTGGTCGGTACTGTCCAACCTGCTGTGCGCTATCTTGATTTTCACCGTCGGGCCGTTCCGCCTCGGTGATATCGTCGAGTTGGTGGACACCGTCGATAAGCCGGGCGTGAAGGGTCGGGTAGTGGCGATCAACCTGCTCTACACCACGTTGATCGAAGTGGAAGATGCCGGTACCGACAGCGCGATGGTACAAGTGCCTAACAGTTTGTTCTTCCAGCGCTCCGTGCGGCGTTGGCCGGGTACTCACGTGTTCCCGGGCGACCGCTAG